GCACTGCTTGAACACCTTCTGGAGAGGCAATTAAACACATTAACTTCATTTGACTGCAATCATTGTTTTTTAATACTTGTATTGCCGCATTCGCCGATCCTCCAGTAGCAAGCATTGGATCAATGACAATTAGCTCTCTTTCTTGAACATCAGTTGGTAATTTAGTGTAATATTCAACTGGCTGCAATGATTCAGGATCACGATATAAACCTACATGACCTACCTTCGCTGTTGGATGTAGTTTTAAAATACCGTCTGTCATACCTAATCCAGCACGAAGTATTGGAACTAAACCAAGCATTCTCCCAGATATCACTTTACAATTTGCGGTTGCAACAGGGGTTTGAACCTCTACTTCTTTTAGAGATAAATCCCTAGTAATCTCATAAGCCATTAACATGGCAACTTCATCAACTAATTGACGGAAGTCTTTTGTTTTCGTTTCTTTGTCTCGAATAAAAGTTAGTTTATGTTGGATCAAAGGATGGTCACATACAAATACCTTTCCCATTAATTCCTATCCCTCCTGAAAATAAAAAATCAATTTCTTTATTCCATATTTACAGTCTATATTTCATCTAAACTTATAGATCAAATTATTCAAACTGTCATAAGCGAATAAAGGCATACCTCTTCAAACCTTAACTATTATAACATTTTGTTCTTGTTGTTACACCTCATATGTTTGTTATCTTTTCCCAATCACAAAAAAACATCCTAGATTCAACCATCCAGCATGTTTTAAAGTGTGATTTGTTTTATCAAAACTTTTACCACCAAATATTTATTTGTATGATTTGAATAATTCCTCTATATGACTTTCTGTTTGAAACAAACGTTTATTAAGTACGCCAATTTGATGGTTATAAGATTCAACATTTATTGAATTATTTTTAAACAAAGCATTAATATCTTTGGGTTGGCTTTCTTCTAAACGATACACACTTTGTTTTATTTCAGATATACCAGATCGCATTTCACTCATTTCAATATGTAAAAATTTTATTTCTGATTGAAACTCATTTCTCATTTCTTTCATTTCATTCTTTACTGTTCCTATCTCTATACTCAGTTCGTTTTGAATTGACTTTGTTTCAGTTTGCAAATCCTTTCGTATTGCTTTTGTTTCCGATTCTAATGAATCTAACTTGTTAAGTGTAAGATTTAAGATTTTATCAGTCACAACCATAACCCCTTTCAGTGGATTGCTTTAATTAATTATTGAAAAATAATTCTCAATTTTTATGTATATCTTAATAATACACTTAACTTGAATATAATTCAAGTTTTATTTAATTATTTGAATTATATTCAATGTTAAACATCATAACTCTCTAGAAATATAGGAGAGAGGATACTTGGGTTAGACGGTAATTATAATTAGGAGGCTTAAAAATTAGAGGTATTTGGTGGTCTTATTTATGTTGTTTTACTACATTTATTGAAATTAACGGTATTTAGTGGTCTTATTTCAATTAATAATGGTTATTTTGTTGTATCTTGAAGTATAAATATCGAAAATAAGACCTTTAATTTCCTCTATTTACTTGAAGGAGCTTTCCTTTCATCATATAAGACCACAATTTCCCTTTATTTTAAACGATCTGCTTTGGCTAATTTTATTTATATCAAAATCGAATACTTCTTTTAAATTCTGAAGTCCCCGAAAAGGAAAGGACATAACATTTTAGAGATACTTCACTCTTTTGGGGGAAACTTAAAACTTAAAATTTAAAACTTATAAAACCCACTCTCTTAAAGCACAAAAAGGTGCTGGTTCTTACAACCAACACCTAAACTATAACTTAAACTTTTTATCCTATAATTTTTTTGCGGCCCACCTCTATAATTTCAATGAGGTTTTCCTGCATCATATTGAAAAATTAAAACTAATATTGGACTAGCTAAATTATATATTCAATTAATAAGTCAAACCTTCATACAATGGATACTTAGCAGTTAACTCTTTTACTAAACCTCGAGCTTTTTCTAACAGAGTCTCATCTTCAGGGTTTTTCAACGTCATCGCCATGATTTTGGCAATGGATTTCATTGCTTCCCCATCCATCCCTCTTGTTGTTACAGCTGGTGTTCCTATGCGAATACCGCTTGTTACAAATGGGCTCGTTGGGTCAAAAGGAATCGCATTTTTGTTGACTGTAATATGAACTTCATCTAATACTTTCTCAGCAACCTTACCAGTAATATCTAAATTACGAGTATCTACTAAAATTAAATGATTATCTGTTCCACCTGAAATAATGTTTAGTCCTTCAGCTTGTAAGCTTTCAGCTAAGATCGCAGCGTTTTTCACAACATTTTCTGAGTAAGTTTTGAATTCAGGTTGAAGAGCTTCACCAAAAGCAACTGCCTTAGAAGCAATAACGTGCATTAATGGACCACCTTGTGAACCAGGGAAAACAGCTTTATCTATTGCTCTTGCCCAAGGTTCTTTACAAAGAATCAGACCACCTCTAGGTCCTCTTAAAGTTTTATGCGTTGTTGTTGTTACAAAATGAGAATGGGGAACTGGATTTGGATGAAGCCCTGCAGCTACTAGTCCTGCAATATGCGCCATATCCACCATCATTAATGCACCAACTTCATTTGCAATTTTACCTAATGTTTCAAAATCAATGATTCTAGGATATGCACTTGCACCTGCAACGATCATTCTTGGTCTATGTTTAAATGCTAATTTACGCACTTCATCATAAT
The window above is part of the Chengkuizengella sp. SCS-71B genome. Proteins encoded here:
- the upp gene encoding uracil phosphoribosyltransferase; translation: MGKVFVCDHPLIQHKLTFIRDKETKTKDFRQLVDEVAMLMAYEITRDLSLKEVEVQTPVATANCKVISGRMLGLVPILRAGLGMTDGILKLHPTAKVGHVGLYRDPESLQPVEYYTKLPTDVQERELIVIDPMLATGGSANAAIQVLKNNDCSQMKLMCLIASPEGVQAVQEAHPDVDIYVAAIDSHLNEKGYIIPGLGDAGDRLFGTK
- the glyA gene encoding serine hydroxymethyltransferase — its product is MENLRGQDPEVLKALNLELRRQRDNIELIASENIVTPAVMEAMGTVLTNKYAEGYPSKRYYGGCEHVDIVEDIARDRAKQIFGAEHANVQPHSGAQANMAVYLAALKPGDTVLGMNLAHGGHLTHGSPVNASGILYNFVAYGVSEENFMIDYDEVRKLAFKHRPRMIVAGASAYPRIIDFETLGKIANEVGALMMVDMAHIAGLVAAGLHPNPVPHSHFVTTTTHKTLRGPRGGLILCKEPWARAIDKAVFPGSQGGPLMHVIASKAVAFGEALQPEFKTYSENVVKNAAILAESLQAEGLNIISGGTDNHLILVDTRNLDITGKVAEKVLDEVHITVNKNAIPFDPTSPFVTSGIRIGTPAVTTRGMDGEAMKSIAKIMAMTLKNPEDETLLEKARGLVKELTAKYPLYEGLTY